Below is a window of Mucilaginibacter ginkgonis DNA.
TCATTTGAAAGTTTGGATAACCGCACGGCTGGATCTAGCGTTTCTGCCGGCTCATTAAAAGCCACGTGGCCATTGAGGCCAAGGCCTAAAAAACAAACATCTATCGGGCCATTGCTTTGCAAGAAATCAGCTATGCGTTTGCATTCTGCCGGGCCATCTGCCGCCTGGCTGTCAAAGCCGATGTATCGCTCTTCAGAGATCTGCAGCGGCGTCAGAACGTTCTCCCGTAAATAGTATTCGCATGAGGCAGGATGAGCCATAGGCATACCTGCCCATTCATCAAGCTTTATCACTTTTAATTGAGACGAATCAATATCATCTGTCTTGCCTGCTAATTTCTGATAAATGCCGGTGGATGAGCTACCTGTTGCCAGGCACAGCAAAGAATCTTTTTTTGTTTCGATCTGTTTCCGCAAGACGTTCAGTCCTGCTTCGTTCAGTTCTTCAACAGTGTTAAATTCTACGATCTTCATATATCCCTTCTAACTACTTCGCCTGTTTTTTTATCCTTTAAGATGATCTTCTTTTCGCCATTCGGCAGTACTTCTTCTTTGATCAGATAATACTGATCATCATAGCTTGCTGCCTCGGCTTTGTCTGTCGTATCTGTATCGCCGCGCCAGTCATCCAGTTGCACAGGTTCCCAAATACCGGATTTTGCCGACTTGTAAGCGGCGTCGATAATGGCATTCACTACATAGCCGTCGTAAAAAGTTTCCTGC
It encodes the following:
- a CDS encoding 6-phosphogluconolactonase, which translates into the protein MKIVEFNTVEELNEAGLNVLRKQIETKKDSLLCLATGSSSTGIYQKLAGKTDDIDSSQLKVIKLDEWAGMPMAHPASCEYYLRENVLTPLQISEERYIGFDSQAADGPAECKRIADFLQSNGPIDVCFLGLGLNGHVAFNEPAETLDPAVRLSKLSNESLNHSSLVDVPVTLSHGYTLGLADILRSKTIILVVHGASKKEIMERLRIAEISTNLPASFLYLHNNAYCYYCEK